In the genome of Xyrauchen texanus isolate HMW12.3.18 chromosome 33, RBS_HiC_50CHRs, whole genome shotgun sequence, one region contains:
- the bmpr1ab gene encoding bone morphogenetic protein receptor, type IAb, with product MKKSISVFFTVLGAGVLLWLQTEGGQNPDYMLHGTGVKHGLDHKKAQSRDGSTVAPEDAARFLSCYCSGHCPEDATNNTCETNGQCFAIIEEDEHGEAILTSGCMKYEGSHFQCKDSPNAQTRRTIECCSSDFCNRDLQPTLPPPPDKPPIWNAHLLAFLVSVTVCCFTLVAITVVCYYRYKLQTGRRRYQRDLEQDDAFIPAGESLKDLISQSSTGSGSGLPLLVQRTIAKQIQMVRQIGKGRYGEVWLGRWRGEKVAVKVFFTREETSWFRETEIYQTVLMRHENILGFIAADIKGTGAFTQLFLITDYHENSSLYDYLKYITLDTQALLRLAYSAACGLCHLHTEIYGTQGKPAIAHRDLKSKNILIKKNGTCCIADLGLAVKYNSDTNEVDVPLSTRMGTRRYMAPEVLEETLNKNQFQAYIMADIYSYGLIVWEMARRCVTGGIVEEYQLPYWDMVPSEPSYEDMREVVCVKGMRPVVSNRWNSDECLRAMLKLMSECWAHNPASRLTALRVKKTLAKMVESQDIKI from the exons GTGGGCAGAACCCAGACTACATGCTCCATGGCACTGGAGTCAAGCAtggattggatcacaaaaaagcCCAGTCAAGGGACGGATCCACCGTGGCTCCAGAGGATGCAGCTCGTTTCCTTAGCTGCTACTGTTCAGGCCACTGCCCTGAAGATGCAACAAACAACACCTGCGA GACGAATGGTCAGTGCTTTGCTATCATTGAGGAGGATGAGCACGGTGAAGCTATCCTCACCTCAGGCTGCATGAAATATGAAGGCTCTCACTTTCAGTGCAAG GACTCTCCTAATGCACAGACCAGGCGTACCATTGAGTGCTGTTCCTCAGATTTCTGTAACCGAGACCTTCAGCCCACACTTCCACCTCCTCCAGACA AGCCTCCAATATGGAACGCCCACTTGCTGGCCTTCCTCGTCTCAGTGACTGTTTGCTGTTTCACTTTAGTTGCCATAACAGTCGTGTGTTACTACAG GTATAAGCTGCAGACGGGACGGAGACGGTACCAGAGAGACCTGGAGCAGGATGATGCATTCATCCCAGCTGGAGAGTCTCTCAAAGACCTAATTAGTCAGTCCAGCACAGGCTCAGGTTCAGGGCTCCCCCTGCTG GTTCAGCGCACCATCGCTAAACAGATTCAGATGGTGCGTCAGATTGGAAAGGGGCGGTATGGAGAAGTGTGGCTTGGTCGCTGGAGAGGAGAAAAGGTAGCGGTGAAAGTTTTCTTTACACGTGAAGAGACAAGTTGGTTCCGAGAGACCGAGATTTACCAAACTGTTCTTATGAGACATGAGAATATATTGG GCTTTATCGCTGCAGATATTAAAGGCACTGGAGCGTTCACTCAGCTTTTCCTTATCACAGACTACCATGAGAACAGCTCTCTCTATGACTATCTGAAATACATTACCCTTGATACACAGGCCCTGCTGCGGCTGGCCTACTCTGCAGCCTGTGGCCTGTGCCACTTGCACACAGAGATCTATGGCACGCAGGGCAAGCCTGCCATCGCTCACAGAGACCTGAAGAGCAAGAACATTCTCATAAAGAAGAATGGCACCTGCTGCATCGCTGATCTGGGCCTGGCTGTGAAATACAACAG tGATACCAATGAGGTGGACGTCCCTCTTAGCACAAGGATGGGTACACGGCGTTACATGGCACCGGAGGTCCTAGAAGAGACACTGAATAAGAACCAATTCCAAGCATACATAATGGCTGACATTTACAGCTATGGTCTCATTGTTTGGGAGATGGCCCGTCGATGTGTGACAGGAG GCATTGTTGAGGAGTACCAGTTACCATACTGGGACATGGTACCTTCAGAACCATCCTATGAGGACATGAGGGAAGTGGTGTGTGTGAAGGGTATGCGGCCAGTGGTGTCTAATCGCTGGAACAGTGATGAG TGCTTACGGGCCATGCTAAAACTCATGTCTGAGTGTTGGGCCCACAACCCAGCCTCTCGCCTCACAGCTCTTCGAGTCAAGAAAACGCTCGCCAAAATGGTTGAATCACAGGACATCAAAATATGA